Part of the Candidatus Binataceae bacterium genome, GCGATACGCTCGGGATCATCGCCGGCGACAAACTGGCGCATAATGACGAACAACAGCGGCCGTCCGATCACCAGCGAGCCGAGGCATATGAAGCCGAAGGTCGCGGTCAGGAATGAATCCTTGACGAGGGCGAAGAACACGCTGCCCGAAATCAGTGACGCGGCTGTGCCGACCGCGAGGAAGGTCATCACGATGATGCCGACTGGTTCGAGGCGGCCGGTCGTGAGCCACGCGCGCACATTGTTGGCGGCGGGAAACACGCCGCCGGCAACCAATGCCCACAGCGTCGAGACGCCGTACCTGGTGAGCACGTTGAATGCGATGATTGGAAGCGCGACGTCGAAGACCAGCGTCGGAAGCATCTGCGTGAAACTGAATCCGCCGCCCGCCGGTTCGGGCGGCATCGCAAGGGAACTGGGTATCGCTGCCATGGCGCGATTCTTACTCGATTTGGTGAGCATAGAAAGGCAGGTATTTTATTGCGCCATACGCAGGCCAGATATAGCGTTCGACTTTGGGGAGAGTCCGTCCAGGAAGGGAAATCGCGATGTCAAAATGGTTTGAGACGATCACTCCTGAGATTAGCGAGTTCATTGCCGCGCAGAAGCTTTTTTTCGTTGCGACTGCGCCGCATGAGGGCCGCGTCAATGTATCGCCCAAGGGCATGGACACCTTTCGGGTTCTCGACGAGCGGCGTGCGATTTATCTCGATCT contains:
- a CDS encoding VC0807 family protein is translated as MAAIPSSLAMPPEPAGGGFSFTQMLPTLVFDVALPIIAFNVLTRYGVSTLWALVAGGVFPAANNVRAWLTTGRLEPVGIIVMTFLAVGTAASLISGSVFFALVKDSFLTATFGFICLGSLVIGRPLLFVIMRQFVAGDDPERIAWWNGLWEIPPFRRAQRIVTGTWGVVYVLEALLRVAFALVLTPATVVAISPVMAFGVMILMIAWTRRYMLAFRQRRMRELEAQAAQASAAV